AGTAGAAGTGGCCATGGCATCGTCCTTAACATAGAAAAGCCCATCCGAAACCGGATGAGCATGCCTCCAGGCACTTCTAGAATCTATGATTTCTAGAAGTTGAAATCAAGATTCGACTGCTGAAAAGGCCGCATCTGACTGCGTTGGAGTGAACCTTTCTTCGCTGCGACATACCGGTAAGTATGCCTCACTTTAAAAGAACCCCTCCGCCTTGCATCTGCAGCCTTTTGATCAGTCCCAAAATCGATATGAATCAAAGAAATTTAACCCATCGTAAACAATCCTGAAGGTTTGAGCCGATGGGGTTGAGTGTCGGCTCACCCGAACTACATATGCTCATCCTCAAGGCCTTGAGGATGAGTATATCGCCAAACGGGTTTGTCCTCTTTCTTAATGAGCGGTAGTTGGTTCAACTGTCGTTCTCCGCGGGCGCGGCCGCAGGTTCAACTGTCGTTCCCACTTGGCGGGCTTGTAATAAACAGGAAATATTTACTTTTGGGATAGATTCCTCTGCCGCCCTCAGGCTCCTGGGTATAAAAGAAAAAATAAATTATAGTTTACTTCAAATTAGGGTGTTTGTGATGGATCTGAAGTTCGGTCGCCTATTGGTTTTAATTGGTGTGTCTCTCACTGCAAGTTTTTCTTATGCTGATTTTACGGCAATTGGGGTGCTTGATGAGGCTCGAGCACAGCAGGCTAAGAGCGAGCAATGTAGTGACCCTGCAAATGTGTGCCGAACAATTCCAAAGCTGGTACAAACAGGTAGTAGTGCAAGTTGTGTTGTGGCTGGCGTTGACAATATTAAAGAAACATCGAGTGACTTCCCGGGCCAACAGTCATTTATGTTTGAATACTCCAATTCTTGCTCATCATCTGTTGAGGCTAAGATTCGTTTTGGAGGCTCTTGGAGTCCTTCGGTTATTTTGCCTAAAGGACAGCATGTGTGGATAGGGATCGAATTCGATTCCTATGCCGATATGCCAATCGAAGTCAGTCTAAGCGGCAGTGGGGCTCAAACTCCATCTCCTCAGCCAAATCCAACGCCAGCTCCAACTCCGAATAAGCCGGGATCTATCCCTGTAACCTCCGACCGTCCTGGCCAGTGCAAGCCTGGGGTTGGGAGTTCAAATATTCCTGGTCACTCGGTCATCAACCTGGAAAGGCAATCCGTTTCAGAATCAATTCCAGTAGTGGGAGCAAGTTTTTATCTCAATTACTCAAGTGATAGATTCAAGAAGGGTAGTAACTTTAACTCAAAATTTGGATCCATCGGGGGCTGGAGTTTGTCCATTCAACACTATCTCGATGTTAAGAATAAAGTTATCTACTTCGGAGACGGTAGGATAAGGAAGTTGTTTGGTGATGAGTTATACTATTTTGAAAAAGAGAACCTTTATGCGGTCGATAATTTAAGATTTTATCCAGATGGAAGGATCGCGAAAATCTGGCAATTGAAGCCCGATCGAATGGTTTGGTTTTTTCAATATGAGAGAGACTATCTTGCAAAAGTCACAACTGATACTAAGCAAGTTTATACCTTTTCGAAATTTGGTATAGTGACTCCGTTTGGGCAAAAAACAACTTTTGAATTTGATCAGAAGGGGAGCCTAAGTAAAGTCACCAACCCAAATAATGAGTCTTATTTGCTGGCCTCCGACTCAATCGGTCGATTGGTAAGTTTTCAAAAGCCTAGCGGATTAAAGACCTTAGTTACCTATGATGAAGAGGGGAATCTACAAAAAGATCAGGGGCCGATAAACACATTGGTTTTAAGTTCCCATATCGATGCGGAAAAGAATGCAATTTATATTGCGGCCTCAAGTAGTAGTAACAAGCTTCTAGGTGGAGTGAGAATCGAAAACAATGAGCAGCTATCTACCGTAGTTCATAAGAACGATTTTGGATCGTTCTCCTCATCTTTTTATTCTGGCGTTTCCAGTGATTCTACTGTTTCTGGCTATGTGGATATTTACAATGGAACCTATACGTCAAAGTATGAACATTTAAGACAGAAAGCGTTCAGTGATCGGACAAAAGTACAATTTGAGGTTAAGGGAACTAATTTTAAATCAACGTCGGAAACTTATATCAAAGAAGAGTTTGATAAAAGATTTACCAAAACAACACTTACTTATCTGCAGAATAATGACAAGCAACCATATAAGCTAGTTGAAGAAGAATCACCTACAACAGTGACACTTACATCTCCACTTCTTCGTACTATGAAAACCAATGGTAGTTCGATGGAAAAGAACCTAACCATACAGATTGGTGATCTGTTGCCGACTGGCTTTTCATATGATTCTCTTGCTCGTGTCACTGCAATCAAACAAGGTGATCGTCAGCAAACTTTTGCATATGACAGTTTTGGAAACCTAGCTTCTGTTTTAGATCCCTTAGGAAGAAAAACCTCTTTCGAGTATGACAAAGCGAATCGCCCGGTAAAGCAGATTCTTGCCGGCGGAAATGCAATTGAATTCGCATACGATCTTGATGGAAACCTAAAAAGCATCAAACCTCCTGGAAAACCAAATCATAGTTTTGTGACGGGTCTGACGGGATTGGTCGAAGGCTATCTACCTCCAAGCATTCAGTCAAAAGTGACGGGTTCAACTGTTTATTCGTATGACCAAGATAAAAAGCTAACAAAGATCAGTCGTCCAGATGGTAAGAATGTTGAATTTGTTTATGCTGCGGATAGTTTCTTAGTGAATGCTGTCACTACGCCTGATGGTAATTATCAAATTAAATATGCTCCGATTAAAGATGGAAAATCTGATTTACCTGGAGAGTTAACGGCTCCTGACGGTACCAAGATGTCTTTTAACTATGTTTGGATGCTTCCAACTTCCATCAATACAACCGGAGATGTAAATAGCACAGTTGGATATTCCTATAATACTGATTTGAGTTTGGGGACTATTTCTGTAGCAGGTGCTGATGGGAAAGCCGTAGTTTCAAATGCAGTCGCCTATGATTTAGATGGTCTACTCACTGGCGTTGGCGGTTTGGCAATGACCCGCAATAACGTTGGAGCGGTGTCAGCGACGACATTGGGTAAGATTGTCGAGGGAATTGGGTTTAATACTTACGGTGAACAGATCTCCTCAGGCTTTACGATTGATAAGAAGCCAATTTTTGGGATGAGCTATAACCGCGATAAAGTTGGCCGTATCGCAGCTTCGCAAGATGTTACAGGTACAACGAAGATTGTTTCAACTTATGAGTATGACGCTCAAGGAAGACTATCTAAAGTTACTAAAGGTTCTGATGCTCGTACTTATACTTACGATGCCAATGGAAACCGTTTAAGTTTCACGAGTGGTTCTAAGTCATATACAGGTATTTATGACGAGCAGGATCGCTTGTTGTCATATGGGGACTCAAAGTTTGAGTATAATGACAATGGTGATCTTCAGACTCGTACGGATGTGAATCCGGAGACAAAAGAGACGAAGATGACTTCATATACATACGACGTTTTCGGAAATCTCCGTAAGGTCGTTCTGCCAGATGGAAGACTGATTGAGTACGTAATCGACGGACAGAATCGCCGTATTGGGAAAAAGATTAACGGGAAAGTCGTTCAAGCTTTCATCTATCAGTCACAATATCAAATTGCGGCTGAGATGGATGGCTCAGGGAAAATTGTAAAGTCGTTTGTCTATGCGTCTAAAGTGAATGTGCCGGACTATGTAAACTATAATGGAAAACAATTCCGAGTCATTTCCGACCAAGTAGGTACTCCAAAAATGATTGTGGATAGTGCAAATGGTCAGGTAGTTGAAAGCTTCAACTACGATGAATTTGGTGTTTCTCTAGACGGTAAAACGAGCGCGATTATTCCGTTTGGGTTTGCTGGCGGTCTCTACGATGGTGATACCGGACTTGTGCGCTTCGGAGTCAGAGATTATAGCCCGGTTGTTGGTAGATGGACTAACAAGGATCCAATTGGCTTTAATGGTGGACAAGGTAATTTATATGTCTATAGCGAAAACGATCCAGTAAATCTAATAGATCCATCAGGAAAGTTTTGGACAGTTGCTATCGGTGCGGTTATCGGCGGTATCTCTGGATATTATACGACTGGTGGAAGTGCTAGTGGTATTGCAATAGGTGTTATCTCAGGAGCATTGTCGGGGACTGGAATTGGAAGTGGGTCTTTAGCAAGTGCTGGCATTTCAGCGGTTGCTAATATCGCAACTCAGGTTGCGGGCGGAACTTCGATTTGGGATATAAATAAAGAATCTGTTTTGATGTCAGCAGCTTCTGGTTTTGCGGGTGCTTTAATAGGCAATACGGTTAATTTAGCGTTGCCTGGAAGTAAGTTTACTGAGAAAATTTTGGCACCGGCGATTGGTGGTGCGTTTGGTGCCGGAGCAGATGCTGCTTTGACCAATGATTTTGCTTTAGGAAAAACTTGTCCATAGGGAATTTAAATGAATGATGGTGTTTCATCGGGCTTGATGTTTTTGGCTGCTGGCTTATTTCTTTGCTGGTGGTTTTTCAGAGTACTAAAGCGAGATTTTAAAAAAAAAGAATTAGCCGGGCGAAATGTGATGATGGGATTAGCATTTCTTAGCGGAGTGATTTTATCTGCTATTGGTATCGCTTATATCGTACATTTCTCTTAAAAATTCTTTTGATTTGGTCCTCATTACTGGAGGACCAATACTTATTACTACTTCAGTTCCACGCCTTCAGCGTTCCACTCTGTGGGCTTCCGCCCGGATTATGTAAATTACAACGGTAAGCAATTTAGAATCATTTCAGATCAAGTTGGTACGCCAAAAATGATCGTGGATAGTTCAAACGGTCAGGTAGTTGAAAGTTTCAATTACGATGAGTTTGGTGTCTCGTTAGATGGTAAAACGAGCGCAATTATTCCTTTCGGGTTTGCCGGGGGGCTTAGTGATTCCGACACAGGGCTAGTGCGCTTTGGGGCAAGAGATTATAGTCCAATTGTAGGAAGATGGACTAACAAAGATCCAAGTGGTTTCAGCGGAAGGATGTCTAATTTGTATGGATATGCCAGTTTCGACCCAGTAAATTTCATTGACTACAATGGGAGAGATCCACTTGAGGCTGTTGTTGCTGGAGCAATTGCCGGAGTAATTATCGGTGGTATTTCGTCTGGAGTTACGACCTGGATGCAAAATGGTAGTTTTGGGGAGATAATGAAATCGGCAGCGAACGGAGCTGTGGGTGGTGCAGTTGGTGGTGCAATGTTCGCACTAGCTGCGGAAGGTAATGTACTGGCAGGAATTGGCTCGGTCATGGCTGGGGTTACATCTTCTTTATTATATGGTGTAGGCGATTTAGGTAATGCTTCCAAAGATTTTTTTAAAGGGTTAGTATATGTAAACAACTCAAAAAATCGCGAGCAACAGCTTTTAGACTGTGCCGATGGAAAGCAATAATGAATTTTGAAAATAAGACGAATCCATTTTTAAGAATCGTTGCGCCTCTTGGATTTATTCTTGGGATCTTGGGATTACTTTTTTTCGGTGTTTTGTCTTTTCAAGCATATTCTCGAGGAGAATTTGTATTGAACAAAGATGTGATTATTGTCTTCGGTTTTTTTAGTATTGGAACAGTCTTTTTAGTTTTTTTTTGTAAGCGCGAACTAAATTGGTTTCGCAAAAAATAAATATTAGATTGGATTGACTCGGGCTCCTGCCCTCGTCCCTTCGGGCTTCGCGCCGGGATAGCTTCCTGCTACGCCGGTTGCAGGCGGTTTGTACGACGCGGATATAGGACTTCTTCGTTTTGGAGCGAGAGACTATAGCCCGATTGTGGGGCGTTGGACGAACAAGGATCCGATTGGGTTTAATGGTGGTCGGGGAAATCTGTATGCCTATGCATATGGTGACCCGGTCAATTTTATTGATCCAACAGGACACTTTGGTATTTTCGGTGCCATAGTTGGTGCTGGACTTGGCGCCGCGGGTGGAGCTATTGGTGCCGCACTTGTTCCAGGGGCAACCCGAGCCGATATTATCTCTGGGGCAGTTACAAACGGAATGACAGGCGCCGCAATTGGCTCAGGTGCGAGTTTGGGTGCTATATTTCTGACCAATGTGATGACCCAACTTACATTTACTGGGAAGATTGACCTCGGACAGAGTTTGCTTAGCATTGCAACCGCCGCATATTCTAGGGCGGCAGTCGGACAGTTGGGGCAAATGTTCGGTGGTGCGATTCAAAAAATAGAACAGGCAATTGACGGCGCTGTTGGTACTTCGTTAGTTCCTCTTGACGCAGCAACGGGTTACGTTCAAGGATGTGGTAATGGTAGTGCAGCGGGGAATCGTTGAGTAAGATTAAATTTAATAGTGATCTATATAGAAAATTAAGTATCGCAGGTGGAATTTTACTATTTCTTATCTGGGTAGGAATAACTGTTTACGTGCTATCTATTCCACCGTCAAAACCAGTGCTCCCACATGAGGATCTTCGTGTGGGGCTTTTTCTAGGCGTCGTCTTCGGTATTCCAACTTTAGGAATGGTTTTCTATAGTCTATATCTCAACTTTGAAATTGAAATAGGGCAAGAATTGAAGATTAAAAATACAGGTCTATTTGGTAAAATAGATCGAAGTATTTTATTTTCAGATGTATCGGAGCTATCTCTCAATGCCATTGATAGTTTAAAAATCGGCTTAAAATCTGGTGAGCTAATAACGATTCCAAAGTATATTGTCATTCAAAAGCAATCTTTGAGTGCAGATCAATTATCAGCGTATGAGAAGTTGGATTCAAAAAACAACATGCGTAATATTGTTTTTCTCAAGGTCTTAATTTCCAATAGGATGAAGATTAATTCTTAATGTTTAAATCAAAACGCGGTTGGGTCGGCATTTAGTTTGGCTCCGCAAAACTGGAATTGGGCAGGTATCAACACTGACTTCGGTCAAGCGTGTGACTAAAAGTGGAAAATGACTAAAATCGAAATCATCGGAAGCGTAGTTTTTATTTTAATTGGGATCATTGGTTTGAAACCGATGATCTATAATTTCAAACAGGCTTATAACAATCAAATTCCAAGTATCTCAGAAGCAAGAAGAATTGCCTTGATGTTTTATTTCGGCTTGGGGATCGTTTTATGTCCGCTCATTTGTGGGTTGCTTCTTTATTTAATGTATATCCGCCTCATTTAAATCCAAGGGAGATTGATGAAAAGTCGTCATTTGCTTTGTTGTAAGTCGACTTCCTTCTCTGCGACCTACTGACCAGTAGGCCTCGCTTCGAAAGTCACCTTCCGTCGCGCAACTGACGGCTTTTGATCATTCCTTGAGTAAATACCAAATCAAATAAATCCTTCTATCGTAAACATTCCTCGTCCGATTGGGCAACGAAGTCAGTCCATGAGCCCGATCTACATATCTCCTAGCTCAGGAAGTGAGATAGGGGATATCGGCAACCATTTTCCTTGCATGTCTTTGCCTGTTAACTACAATTGGTTTATGAGTGAAAATAATAGACCATTTGGTGACAGATGGATGTTTTTGATTCCAATTGGCCTCAGCTTTCCGCTTTACGACTATTTCACGAAGGGGTGTTTTAGGATACCTCGAACGACTGAAATTTGTGGAGATCAGGCAACTTTGGCAATTGTTGTAGTATGCGCTTTTTGGCTTTCATTTCCAGCATTGTACTTATACCGACGATTTAAAGGTAAATCTAGAACATGAAAAGAATCGTCGAAACTCCTGAAGAATTTAAAACTGAAGGCCTAGATCTAAAGAGTACGATTTTCTACCTACTATTTAGTGTGGTGATTTTTGGGGTTGGCATCGCTCTCTGGAATATCAAGAAACAAAATCTAAATTTCTACGTTTCAAAGGGGCTCTGCGTCTTGCTGTTTGTGGTAGGCATTGGTTTCTTCGGAGAAGTTCTCTCAAAGTACTTGTTTCTCCGGTTTCATATGGATTCCCGTGATATTGAAATCAAATGCCTGCTTTGGACTTGGAGGTCTAATGGAGAGCCCGTTCGTATTAGTATTACCAAGAATCCTTTCTTTGGATCGCTTGTGAAAATCTATTTTAGTAAAGGTTCTTTTGAAATCCCTATCTATTTTGATAGGGATGTAGAGAGTTTTGTGGGAGCTATTAAAGCCAGATATAAAGGTGGGATTAGCCTAGAAAAGAGAACCATGAGGAGAGGTATTTTTACAACTGAGTCTATCGAAGAAATTCCACGGTTAGATTCATGACCAGAGCCATCAGTGAACACTTAAAAGCCTCGATCACAGCTACCATTGTTGCCTTATCAATTTTTATTGCTGGCTGTTCTACAGCGCCTTTAACAAAAACGGCTCGCTATCCTGATGCCTGTAGGATTGGAATCAACGAGGCTAGTATTCAAGGCGGAGCTTATTGGCTTTTCGGGACACTTTCCCAGCAAGGACTTTGTGCTCCATTGCCTGAGCTTAGCGTTGAACTTGGATTTTACTATTGGACTAAAAAAGATACTATTGCCTTTGATCTCGATGTTGATCATGGACTGAATGGATCGCCTGCAGGCCTATTGTATAATCTTGCACTGGTTTCTGGTTGCCGTGAAGAAGGTGTGGATTTATTTATCGTTCGACTTCATGAAAATAAGATTGGGATATTTGGGCCGGAAAAAGAGAACTGGCCGAGGACGGTGATGTTGAAGATTGAGGATATGATTGAGAGTGACCCAGAACTCGTTAAACTCTGTCGGTAGGAGGGGAGTGATGAAAAGCCGCCATCTGCTTTGTTGTTAGTCGACTTCCTTCGTTGCGACCTACTGACCAGTAGGCCTCACTTCAAAAGCAACCCTCTGTCGCGCATCTGACGACTTTTGATCTCTCCGGGAAAGCGATTCAAATTTCCAAAAAAAAAGCCATCGTAAACCTGCGAAACAGGTCTGAGTGCGCCACGAAGTGTGTGCTCGAACCCGAACTACATATGGTCTAACTCAAGGCATTGAGTTAGACCATATCGTCAACCATTTATAACTTGATTTTACTTAACATTTCCATTCTTTGCTTCTGAAATTCAATTTCGCGCGCATTTGCGGCTTTCTGGTTCGCTATTTCCTGTTTCCTTAAAGACTCAATATGTGC
The nucleotide sequence above comes from Bdellovibrio svalbardensis. Encoded proteins:
- a CDS encoding RHS repeat domain-containing protein, encoding MVQLSFSAGAAAGSTVVPTWRACNKQEIFTFGIDSSAALRLLGIKEKINYSLLQIRVFVMDLKFGRLLVLIGVSLTASFSYADFTAIGVLDEARAQQAKSEQCSDPANVCRTIPKLVQTGSSASCVVAGVDNIKETSSDFPGQQSFMFEYSNSCSSSVEAKIRFGGSWSPSVILPKGQHVWIGIEFDSYADMPIEVSLSGSGAQTPSPQPNPTPAPTPNKPGSIPVTSDRPGQCKPGVGSSNIPGHSVINLERQSVSESIPVVGASFYLNYSSDRFKKGSNFNSKFGSIGGWSLSIQHYLDVKNKVIYFGDGRIRKLFGDELYYFEKENLYAVDNLRFYPDGRIAKIWQLKPDRMVWFFQYERDYLAKVTTDTKQVYTFSKFGIVTPFGQKTTFEFDQKGSLSKVTNPNNESYLLASDSIGRLVSFQKPSGLKTLVTYDEEGNLQKDQGPINTLVLSSHIDAEKNAIYIAASSSSNKLLGGVRIENNEQLSTVVHKNDFGSFSSSFYSGVSSDSTVSGYVDIYNGTYTSKYEHLRQKAFSDRTKVQFEVKGTNFKSTSETYIKEEFDKRFTKTTLTYLQNNDKQPYKLVEEESPTTVTLTSPLLRTMKTNGSSMEKNLTIQIGDLLPTGFSYDSLARVTAIKQGDRQQTFAYDSFGNLASVLDPLGRKTSFEYDKANRPVKQILAGGNAIEFAYDLDGNLKSIKPPGKPNHSFVTGLTGLVEGYLPPSIQSKVTGSTVYSYDQDKKLTKISRPDGKNVEFVYAADSFLVNAVTTPDGNYQIKYAPIKDGKSDLPGELTAPDGTKMSFNYVWMLPTSINTTGDVNSTVGYSYNTDLSLGTISVAGADGKAVVSNAVAYDLDGLLTGVGGLAMTRNNVGAVSATTLGKIVEGIGFNTYGEQISSGFTIDKKPIFGMSYNRDKVGRIAASQDVTGTTKIVSTYEYDAQGRLSKVTKGSDARTYTYDANGNRLSFTSGSKSYTGIYDEQDRLLSYGDSKFEYNDNGDLQTRTDVNPETKETKMTSYTYDVFGNLRKVVLPDGRLIEYVIDGQNRRIGKKINGKVVQAFIYQSQYQIAAEMDGSGKIVKSFVYASKVNVPDYVNYNGKQFRVISDQVGTPKMIVDSANGQVVESFNYDEFGVSLDGKTSAIIPFGFAGGLYDGDTGLVRFGVRDYSPVVGRWTNKDPIGFNGGQGNLYVYSENDPVNLIDPSGKFWTVAIGAVIGGISGYYTTGGSASGIAIGVISGALSGTGIGSGSLASAGISAVANIATQVAGGTSIWDINKESVLMSAASGFAGALIGNTVNLALPGSKFTEKILAPAIGGAFGAGADAALTNDFALGKTCP
- a CDS encoding RHS repeat domain-containing protein, with protein sequence MGFRPDYVNYNGKQFRIISDQVGTPKMIVDSSNGQVVESFNYDEFGVSLDGKTSAIIPFGFAGGLSDSDTGLVRFGARDYSPIVGRWTNKDPSGFSGRMSNLYGYASFDPVNFIDYNGRDPLEAVVAGAIAGVIIGGISSGVTTWMQNGSFGEIMKSAANGAVGGAVGGAMFALAAEGNVLAGIGSVMAGVTSSLLYGVGDLGNASKDFFKGLVYVNNSKNREQQLLDCADGKQ
- a CDS encoding RHS repeat-associated core domain-containing protein, translating into MYDADIGLLRFGARDYSPIVGRWTNKDPIGFNGGRGNLYAYAYGDPVNFIDPTGHFGIFGAIVGAGLGAAGGAIGAALVPGATRADIISGAVTNGMTGAAIGSGASLGAIFLTNVMTQLTFTGKIDLGQSLLSIATAAYSRAAVGQLGQMFGGAIQKIEQAIDGAVGTSLVPLDAATGYVQGCGNGSAAGNR